tttacggaactttaattgaaatacttTCTTAGGTTTAGCTAAAAGTTAAATCAATACTCACTTTTCTTGACTAGATTCCTGACCGTTTAAATCTGTTGCAGTATTATCACTGCCTCTGTATGGCTTAATATCAATAATAGTTACTTTTCCTCCAGAGAGTGTACTAAGAACTTCTTCTAGTTTCTTCTTATCAGGGTTAGCTCCAGGAACTATGAAAGACATTGTCCTAGTCTTACTCTCTGGAGGATATACTTTCGCTATTGTTGTAGAGGATAATCTAGGAACTCCTAGATCGTAAGCTCTTATTGTTAGCACAAATACTTCGCTTTCCTCTTGATCATTGGATTGACGTCTTCGTCTGTGAacgttttgtttctttgttcttTTTAGCGCTTCTAGAAGATACAGTTCacctgaaaaaataacatttgtatTAAGTTCATGGATTGTCAAGTTTTCTAGTACCTACGCAAATGTGTGATGGTAAGAAATGACTTGGATAATTACCTGTATCTTCATTTATAGCGAATTTTCCATCTCCATTTCCCTGTATTATTTCATATCTGACTATATTATTTGGTGGTTCGGAATCTCTGTCAACTGCCTGCACGAATGCTGCCGATGTGAAATTATTCAGACTCGGCGACAGCACAAACTCGTAAAGCGATCTTTCAAACTCTGGTGGATTATCATTTACATCTAGTAACTTAATAATTAATGGCACTGTTACTCTTAAACCTACTCCATCATTATCTCTAGCCTCTACTAAGAAATGCAGATCTGGCATCGCTTCACGGTCGAAGCCGTGATTATTTGTGGCGACTGTTATGACACCCGATATAGGGTCCAAGTTGAGGGACGTGTTGAGGTATCCTAATATGGCAGTGAACTGTACTTTGCCGAATGCACCAGTGTCTACGTCGTCTGCTGCGACTTGTACGACCTTGGTGCCGGCGGTTACGTTTTCTGGCAGTTCCACGTCATATGATTGCGCCAGGAAGATTGGCGGGTTATCGTTGACGTCGTTTAGATAGACTGTCACATTCGCTGTCACTGACAGATTCGTTGCTGGGCCAAGCTCTTGAGCTAAAATCTGAAATGCACAATATGATTGTTAGAACATATCGAGAGCTTATTAAGAATTTAAATGCTAATAATACTTGTATAATGCATGTACCTGAAACACaacagactttctagcttcaaAATCGAGCATGGTATTGTCCCGCACTTTGATGATGAACTGGGCGTGTCTCTCAGCGACAGTGGGCGAGATCTCGAAAGTTCCATTGTTGCCGACCAACGAGAGAGAGAACACGCCATTCTTGCCAGCGTCGTTGTCGTTCACTTGCGGTATGTAGGGATCGCTGAACATCAGCGCTGTGCCTTGAGGAGCGTTCTCGTCTAAGTAAGTAATGTAGCTGGAAAAGTATACTGGATACTTTAGTCTTGAATTTATAACACAgtgtaggtaagtaatttacacgaggtttaaatataaaaaaaatgtaatcaaaAGGCTTCACTAGTCACTTTCGTGctctaatgcccattttcaccaacaatctcttaatctaagtgccacttagaataagggctctcccaattttgacataaatgactatggataagggatacctaaactttggtgaaaacgaaattcttattaagtgttccgtaaatgctcttaggggatcccttaatttaagtatttgttggtgaaaatgggccaAGCATAAAATATGGATCATCAGCAGACAGACTTTTCATACTTCATAGAAGTACCTATTAGATAGAATTTTGAATACTTACAACTGATTCTCAAAGTACGGCGGTGAGTTCTCTCGTTCGGGCAGTATGAACGCAAGCTGTACAGTCGAGGACATCGCTTCGGGCTCCTCTCGCGACAGTCGAACCTCCTCAGCAACTACCGTTAGGAGGATAGGAGCGCCAGCATGGGAGATCGCTGCTATCTCCTCGATAGGACGCTCTAGGGTTACCTCACCTGAAATAATGGTCAAAgaaatcgttcattgctcagaAATATAATCATACAAGTAAAAAAGAAACCTAAAGTAAATGCTTAATTAATAGTAGGACCATATACCCCTAATTAAAGTTCTCGTTTGTTTTTGAGAACAACTTTTTGCTATTAAAATGTTTCTACCATGTGTTAACGGGAGATGATATAACGCCATCTACACGACAAACCTGTAATCCCGTCTTAGCGAGAAAGTGGAGGCTGATCCCGCCCTTTTTTCCCTACGTCCCTACTCACTGAacgaaatacttatttataattctgTATTTCGCTCACAGATGGCGCATCGTGCCGTTCTCATAATAGACGTAATGAAGATTTGAATAATTCCTATTTAAGTTAGTAATATGAATTAACAGCACTATTGTTCAGTTGCATTAAGTAGTAAGTACTTcgctattttttgtttataaaaatagcaaCTGGCTCTCTCTGTATTCCTTTAAAGTCTTCCTCTTCCGAATTTAATTTGCTGTTCTAAAAGCAAAGTTACgacaaaaatgtaaatcaatataaacaaaagaggAGGCCATGAAAACATACTCCCTGGTatgtgaaagaaaaacaataaacccCTGAACATTTTATACGTCAGTTACCCAAACGTTCAAGCGTCCCCTTATAATGAAATTCTTTAGCAAgttccattatttattaaacgagTTTCAAACAGCCGAACAACTACAAACATTTACCATCTTtgtcgaaaaaaaaacatgtatgaaattaattaatatggacATAATAATTTGGACGTGCAAGAACATGCTTCTATTCATAACAGCCTGGTACTTTGGGACGGTTTAATTATGCCAAGTAGGTGTTTGAGAAAAAAGTCGTGAATGCCGATTAGCATACAAAAGTGGTGCATCCACTCTTGATATGAACCTCCCGAGATCGTCATCTGTCGGCGGTGACAAGGCAAATGAGGGGctcattaattatttactagctAGACATGAATGGGACGAATAAATTATTGCTAAGGTATAAATTAGTTCGGGTCTGTTTTGATCTTTCCTCTTCAGAAGGAAGTGGTTTGTAACTTCGTCAAGTTCGAAAGCAAGT
This genomic window from Helicoverpa armigera isolate CAAS_96S chromosome 13, ASM3070526v1, whole genome shotgun sequence contains:
- the Cad86c gene encoding cadherin-86C isoform X2, with product MLETLLWPRHTEINRMTFALALVVVWWAVGARAGEPVFDPSTLMRLVLVPADVPVGSVIYRVRASDPDFDYPLHFELIGQMGRLDIGVETLPCTRYNSVCQANIILLRRLEPGRYVDFRLSVRNTRGKSSRIACSVTGTNATTPRDTIFPHQPGIILVPEDAKRGTDLEIVIARKNPVTPKPLELELWGSPLFAIRQRRVSAENTEGTIFLVGPLDFEAQSMYHLTLLAVDPFIEIGKDTRNIAGLEVVVVVQDVQDMPPVFTAAPPITHLPRQVAPGDMVVRVRAEDGDKGAPRQIRYGLVSEGNPFTPFFNINETSGEVTLERPIEEIAAISHAGAPILLTVVAEEVRLSREEPEAMSSTVQLAFILPERENSPPYFENQFYITYLDENAPQGTALMFSDPYIPQVNDNDAGKNGVFSLSLVGNNGTFEISPTVAERHAQFIIKVRDNTMLDFEARKSVVFQILAQELGPATNLSVTANVTVYLNDVNDNPPIFLAQSYDVELPENVTAGTKVVQVAADDVDTGAFGKVQFTAILGYLNTSLNLDPISGVITVATNNHGFDREAMPDLHFLVEARDNDGVGLRVTVPLIIKLLDVNDNPPEFERSLYEFVLSPSLNNFTSAAFVQAVDRDSEPPNNIVRYEIIQGNGDGKFAINEDTGELYLLEALKRTKKQNVHRRRRQSNDQEESEVFVLTIRAYDLGVPRLSSTTIAKVYPPESKTRTMSFIVPGANPDKKKLEEVLSTLSGGKVTIIDIKPYRGSDNTATDLNGQESSQEKSEVIAVVRMSGNTAINVAKLQEQLAKNVTIYTTGTNSGGVINTGTGSGSNSGKSDHASTADGSDSGLYRAESRLLFWLLILLAILVALVLLLLICCCICEGCPLYMPPRLKCTN